From the Thermosynechococcus sp. genome, the window TTCAACCACGGGAATGTAGCTGCTGTCAATTTCGGCAGGAGTGGCCGCAATATGAATAATCGGCAAGCGGCCATCGGGGTTCCAGCTTTTCGGGGAATACTCAATCAAGTCATAGCCAACGGCAATCACTAAGTCAGCATGATCAAAGCCACAGCTAATGTAATCCCGCTGTTGGAGTCCCACGGTCCACAGGGCAAGGGAGTGCTGATAGGGAATGACCCCTTTGCCCATGAAGGTATTGGCCACGGGGATATTCAGCTTTTCGGCAAAATGGGTAAGGGCAGCGGCAGCATGGGCGCGAATGGCACCATTTCCCACTAAGATCAGCGGATTCTCAGCGGCATTGATCAGTTCAGCGGCCTTGAGAATGCTCTGGAAGGAGGCATAGGTTTTTTCAGGCAGGCTGGGTTTGAGGGGATAGCCCTCGGCTTCCATGGCGGCAATGTTTTCAGGCACGTCAATGTGAACCGCACCCGGCTTCTCATTCTGGGCAATTTTAAAGGCCTTGCGGACAATTTCCGGGGTAATGCTGGGGCGGACAATCTGGGCATTCCATTTGGTTACTGGGCTAAACATGGCCACCAAGTCCAGATATTGGTGGGACTCGATGTGCATGCGATCTGTCCCCACTTGGCCGGTAATGGCCACAAGGGGAGCGCCGTCGAGGTTAGCATCAGCCACACCGGTCATTAAATTGGTGGCGCCGGGGCCAAGGGTCGAGAGACATACCCCGGCTTTGCCGGTGAGGCGACCATAGACATCGGCCATAAAGGCCGCCCCCTGTTCATGGCGGGTGGTTATAAATTGAATCCGAGAGCGGCGGAGGGCCTGGAGAACATCGAGATTTTCTTCCCCTGGCAGGCCAAAAATATATTCAACGCCTTCATTTTCAAGGCATTTCACGAGTAATTCGGCGGTATTCATAGGATGGGCGATCGCGGGCACTACCTTCTATCGTAGTTTTGCTTTCTTGGCCCAATCCTTAAATGTTGGCAAATGCTGACGAAATTTATGCCGCTGCTAGATTGGAAATTACCTTGGCTAGATCAATATCCTTTTGGGTAATCCCCCCAGCATCATGGGTGGTGAGACAGACTGTGACCCGATTCCAAGAGATGGATAAATCAGGGTGATGCCCAGCCTGCTCAGCGGGATCCACAAGCCGATTGACAAAGGCAATGGAACCTAGGAAGTTCTTGAAGGTGAAGGTCTGCTCAAGGCGATCGCCCACCTGCTTCCAGCCGGGTAGGCTAGCTAACTGTGCCTCAATCTCCGCTGGAGATAATCGCTCTGCCATCGTTTTGCCTCAGTCCTATTAGCTCTAGGGTAGCAGTGCCAATTTACCAACTGGACTTGACGACCCCGGGCAGTAATCCTTGGTGAGCCATTTCCCGCAGGGCATTGCGGCAGAGGCCAAAATCGCGATAGTAACCACGAGGACGACCCGTCAACCAGCAGCGATTCCGCAGCCGCGAAGGGGCACTGTTACGGGGCAACCGTTGCAGTTGCCGATGGATGCTCATGATCTCTTCTTGGGTTTCGGCACTGGCCAGTTGAGCTTTGAGTTCTTGGCGTTTGCTGGCGTATTTCGCAACGAGCCGTTGCCGCTTTTTTTCCCGTTCGATCATGCTTTTTTTGGCCATGGGGGTGTGTTTGTCCTCGATAATGATGAATTTGCTATTCTATATCCTATCAAAGAGCGATTTGCTGCTGCAACTGTTGATCCTTGCGGG encodes:
- a CDS encoding acetolactate synthase large subunit yields the protein MNTAELLVKCLENEGVEYIFGLPGEENLDVLQALRRSRIQFITTRHEQGAAFMADVYGRLTGKAGVCLSTLGPGATNLMTGVADANLDGAPLVAITGQVGTDRMHIESHQYLDLVAMFSPVTKWNAQIVRPSITPEIVRKAFKIAQNEKPGAVHIDVPENIAAMEAEGYPLKPSLPEKTYASFQSILKAAELINAAENPLILVGNGAIRAHAAAALTHFAEKLNIPVANTFMGKGVIPYQHSLALWTVGLQQRDYISCGFDHADLVIAVGYDLIEYSPKSWNPDGRLPIIHIAATPAEIDSSYIPVVEVVGDISDSLYEILKRADRQGKPTPYAVQLRQDIVADYCQYAQDQSFPVKPQKLIYDLRQVMGPEDIVISDVGAHKMWLARHYHCDRPNTCLISNGFAAMGIAVPGAVAAKLVCPQRQVVAVTGDGGFMMNCQELETALRIGTNFTTIIFNDGGYGLIEWKQQRYFGESAYVHFGNPDFVKLAESMGLKGYRIEETADLIPTLKTALAQDVPTIIDVPVDYSENLRFNQRLGELSCDP
- a CDS encoding 4a-hydroxytetrahydrobiopterin dehydratase, whose protein sequence is MAERLSPAEIEAQLASLPGWKQVGDRLEQTFTFKNFLGSIAFVNRLVDPAEQAGHHPDLSISWNRVTVCLTTHDAGGITQKDIDLAKVISNLAAA
- the rpsN gene encoding 30S ribosomal protein S14 gives rise to the protein MAKKSMIEREKKRQRLVAKYASKRQELKAQLASAETQEEIMSIHRQLQRLPRNSAPSRLRNRCWLTGRPRGYYRDFGLCRNALREMAHQGLLPGVVKSSW